In the Telopea speciosissima isolate NSW1024214 ecotype Mountain lineage chromosome 2, Tspe_v1, whole genome shotgun sequence genome, one interval contains:
- the LOC122651855 gene encoding putative lipase YDR444W — translation MASAASAPFIRTCYVCFSKRPMFKLGNGGHGVSSSHSSSSSSTPSCSSFDHPQGFSSNFCNSSGLKICPKHQSFGIKAMSTTQGNVATPKGVAKLKDEPDHLLVLVHGILASPSDWTYVEAELKKRLGSKFLIYASSSNTYTKTFRGVEGAGKRLADEVMQVLQKTESLKRISFLAHSLGGLFARYAIAVLYSSNPLVSDQPDLSGPKNENPENSAYSSKRGTIAGLEPINFITLATPHLGVRGRKQLPFLLGVPILEKLAPSVGTFLVGRTGRQLFLTDGKPSSPPLLLRMASDCEDGNFISALAAFRCRIVYANVSYDHMVGWRTSSIRRESELVKPPRRSLDGYKHVVDVEYCPPVSSDGPHFPPEAAKAKEAAQNEPNTENTVEYHDMIEEEMIRGLQRVGWKKVDVSFHSAFWPFFAHNNIHVKNEWLHNAGAGVVAHVADSLKQQESSTFITASL, via the exons atggCTTCAGCGGCTTCTGCGCCTTTCATCCGCACTTGTTACGTTTGTTTCTCGAAGAGGCCGATGTTCAAGCTTGGGAACGGTGGACATGGGGTTTCGTCCTCTCATTCTTCCTCTTCGTCTTCTACACCTTCTTGTTCGTCCTTTGATCATCCCCAAGGTTTCTCTTCCAATTTCTGCAACTCTTCAG GCTTGAAGATTTGCCCAAAACACCAAAGCTTCGGAATTAAAGCAATGAGTACCACTCAGGGAAATGTTGCGACACCCAAGGGAGTTGCAAAGTTAAAAGATGAACCTGAtcatcttcttgttcttgttcatGGCATCTTAGCTAG CCCTAGTGACTGGACATATGTAGAAGCGGAGTTGAAAAAGCGCCTGGGAAGCAAATTTTTAATATATG CAAGTTCATCTAATACCTACACTAAAACCTTCAGGGGAGTTGAGGGAGCTGGAAAACGGTTAGCAGATGAA GTTATGCAAGTTCTCCAAAAGACAGAAAGCCTGAAAAGAATCTCCTTTTTAGCCCATTCTCTTGGTGGTTTGTTTGCAAGATATGCAATTGCTGTTCTTTATTCATCAAATCCCTTGGTTAGTGATCAGCCTGATCTTTCTGGTCCTAAGAATGAAAATCCAGAAAATTCAGCATACTCTTCGAAAAGAGGAACAATTGCTGGATTGGAGCCAATAAATTTTATTACCTTGGCAACGCCACATCTAGGGGTGAGAGGGAGAAAGCAG CTTCCATTTCTGTTGGGAGTCCCGATCTTGGAGAAACTCGCTCCATCCGTAGGCACTTTTTTAGTTGGCCGAACTGGTCGTCAGCTGTTCCTTACTGATGGTAAACCCAGCAGCCCACCTCTTCTTCTAAGAATGGCATCTGATTGTGAGGATGGAAACTTTAT ATCTGCTCTTGCTGCATTTAGATGTCGTATTGTTTATGCAAATGTCTCTTACGACC ATATGGTTGGTTGGCGCACATCCTCTATAAGAAGGGAGTCAGAACTTGTTAAG CCCCCTCGACGTTCATTGGATGGTTACAAGCATGTTGTGGATGTGGAGTATTGTCCACCAGTATCATCTGATGGTCCCCATTTTCCACCGGAAGCAGCAAAAGCAAAGGAGGCAGCACAAAATGAACCCAACACTGAAAACACAGTAGAGTACCATGATATGATTGAAG AGGAAATGATACGTGGACTACAAAGGGTAGGGTGGAAGAAAGTTGATGTCAGCTTTCATTCGGCATTTTGGCCCTTCTTTGCCCATAACAATATTCAT GTGAAAAATGAATGGCTACACAATGCTGGTGCTGGGGTGGTAGCTCATGTTGCCGACAGCTTAAAGCAACAAGAATCTTCTACATTTATCACTGCTAGCTTATAG